A stretch of Gemmobacter fulvus DNA encodes these proteins:
- a CDS encoding VOC family protein produces MTIRYLHTMVRVLDLEKSMAFYRLLGLEETRRHDSEKGRFSLVFMAPPGQPECPVELTWNWDGDSGLPSDSRHFGHLAYAVDDIYATCAALQAQGVVINRPPRDGHMAFVRSPDNVSVELLQAGEALPPAEPWASMPNTGHW; encoded by the coding sequence ATGACGATCCGTTATCTTCACACCATGGTCCGCGTGCTGGATCTTGAAAAATCCATGGCCTTCTACCGCCTGCTCGGGCTGGAAGAGACCCGGCGCCATGACAGTGAAAAGGGCCGGTTCTCGCTGGTGTTCATGGCCCCGCCCGGCCAGCCTGAGTGCCCGGTGGAGCTGACATGGAACTGGGATGGCGACAGCGGCCTGCCCAGCGACAGCCGCCATTTCGGCCATCTGGCCTATGCGGTGGATGACATCTACGCCACCTGCGCCGCCTTGCAGGCACAAGGCGTGGTGATCAACCGCCCACCGCGCGATGGCCACATGGCCTTTGTGCGCAGCCCCGACAATGTGTCGGTGGAGTTGTTGCAGGCAGGCGAGGCCCTGCCCCCGGCAGAGCCCTGGGCCTCGATGCCCAATACCGGCCATTGGTAA
- a CDS encoding DegT/DnrJ/EryC1/StrS family aminotransferase, whose protein sequence is MERFTGSFTQQDPIPEAAIAAALRVMQSGRLHRYNTAAGEVAEAALLEEEFAAQTGARYCLAVASGGYALACALRAYGVGPGDRVLTNAFTLAPVPGAIASVGAVPVFVGVTEGLVIDLDDLAAKAGQARVLMLSHMRGHICDMAALMRLCDARGITVIEDCAHTMGAAWQGRLTGRWGAMGCYSTQTYKHANSGEGGLLISDDAQAMARAILLSGSYMLYDRHRAAPPPEAFADLRLVTPNISGRMDNLRAAILRPQLADLATQCARWNARYQVVDDGLAQTPGLTRIARPEAEGFVASSYQFLLLDWAPEAIRAVVARCAARGVELKWFGAPDPVAFTSRYENWAYAPSEPMPASDRVLHAILDMRLPLTFSLDDCAQIARIIRAEVSAVFQGDLSAPEGQARAD, encoded by the coding sequence ATGGAACGATTTACCGGCAGCTTCACCCAGCAAGACCCGATCCCCGAGGCCGCGATTGCCGCAGCCCTGCGGGTGATGCAATCGGGGCGTTTGCATCGTTACAACACCGCAGCGGGCGAAGTCGCCGAGGCGGCGCTTCTGGAAGAGGAATTCGCCGCCCAGACCGGCGCGCGTTATTGCCTCGCCGTGGCCTCGGGCGGGTATGCGCTGGCCTGTGCCCTGCGCGCCTACGGCGTGGGGCCGGGCGACCGGGTGTTGACCAATGCCTTCACGCTGGCCCCGGTGCCCGGCGCGATTGCCAGCGTGGGGGCGGTGCCGGTGTTTGTCGGTGTCACCGAAGGGCTGGTGATCGACCTCGACGATCTGGCCGCCAAGGCCGGGCAGGCGCGGGTGCTGATGCTGAGCCATATGCGCGGCCATATCTGCGACATGGCGGCCCTGATGCGGCTGTGTGACGCGCGGGGCATCACGGTGATCGAGGATTGCGCGCATACTATGGGCGCGGCCTGGCAGGGCCGCCTGACCGGGCGCTGGGGCGCGATGGGCTGCTATTCGACGCAGACATACAAACACGCCAATTCCGGCGAGGGCGGTCTGCTGATTTCGGATGATGCGCAGGCGATGGCGCGGGCGATCCTGCTGTCGGGCAGCTACATGCTCTATGACCGGCACCGCGCCGCCCCGCCGCCCGAGGCCTTTGCCGATCTGCGGCTGGTCACGCCGAATATTTCGGGCCGGATGGACAATCTGCGCGCGGCGATCCTGCGCCCGCAACTGGCGGATCTGGCGACGCAATGCGCCCGCTGGAATGCGCGCTATCAGGTGGTGGATGACGGGCTGGCGCAGACCCCCGGCCTGACCCGGATTGCCCGCCCCGAGGCCGAAGGGTTCGTGGCCTCGTCCTATCAGTTCCTGCTGCTGGATTGGGCACCCGAGGCGATCCGCGCCGTGGTGGCGCGCTGTGCCGCGCGGGGGGTGGAGCTTAAATGGTTCGGCGCGCCCGATCCGGTCGCCTTCACCTCGCGTTATGAAAACTGGGCCTATGCCCCGTCAGAACCGATGCCCGCGAGTGACAGGGTGCTGCATGCCATTCTGGACATGCGGCTGCCGCTGACCTTCAGCCTTGACGATTGTGCGCAGATTGCCCGCATCATCCGCGCCGAAGTCTCGGCGGTGTTTCAGGGCGATCTGAGCGCCCCTGAGGGGCAGGCCCGCGCGGACTGA
- a CDS encoding calcium-binding protein, translating into MRIITETPRRDTSGNSGTYDHIDDLLTIPGAQISTIKIGGTAQGFAHVGGSTFTDYDTFRTNLTAGEKYRLVFTPENPEKFYSNAIIWSQNPNGDDTELLMNAIGAPNTYIRGSLYSDIFEVGASGTQYFSFQMGVSGNVILNPNISQLGYTLTLERIGPSIINGTARNDNRSGDSGSNKMFGFGGNDTLNGLGGTDTLEGGTGQDVLSGGKGNDQLLGGSGNDRLTGDSGADRLDGGAGKDTLSGGTGKDTLIGGAGDDVFQFKDRPGKTTADTIRDFGQGNDRIALDDAVFTGFDDTGRLDADAFVIGKSAQTEDHRIIYARSSGEIYYDADGVGGASRVLIARVEPGLTLSADDFMVF; encoded by the coding sequence ATGCGCATCATTACCGAAACCCCCCGGCGCGATACCAGCGGCAACAGCGGCACCTACGACCACATCGACGACCTGCTGACCATTCCCGGCGCGCAGATCAGCACCATCAAGATCGGCGGCACGGCGCAGGGCTTTGCCCATGTGGGCGGCTCCACCTTCACTGACTATGACACCTTCCGCACCAATCTGACGGCAGGCGAGAAATACCGTCTGGTCTTTACCCCCGAGAATCCCGAAAAATTCTATTCCAACGCGATCATCTGGTCGCAGAACCCCAATGGCGACGACACCGAGCTGCTGATGAACGCCATCGGCGCGCCCAATACCTATATCCGGGGCTCGCTCTATTCCGATATTTTCGAGGTCGGCGCCTCGGGCACGCAGTATTTTTCGTTCCAGATGGGCGTGTCGGGCAATGTGATCCTCAACCCGAACATTTCGCAGCTGGGTTATACCCTGACGCTGGAGCGGATCGGGCCGTCGATCATCAATGGCACCGCCCGCAACGACAACCGCAGCGGCGACAGCGGGTCGAACAAGATGTTCGGCTTTGGCGGCAATGACACGCTGAATGGCCTCGGCGGCACCGATACGCTGGAAGGCGGCACCGGGCAGGATGTGCTGTCGGGCGGCAAGGGCAATGATCAGCTGCTGGGCGGCAGCGGCAATGACCGGCTGACCGGCGATTCCGGCGCGGATCGTCTGGATGGCGGGGCCGGCAAGGATACGCTCAGCGGTGGCACCGGCAAGGATACCCTGATCGGTGGCGCGGGCGACGATGTGTTCCAGTTCAAGGATCGCCCCGGCAAGACCACTGCCGATACGATCCGCGATTTTGGTCAGGGCAATGACCGGATCGCGCTGGATGACGCCGTGTTCACCGGCTTTGACGACACCGGGCGGCTGGATGCCGATGCCTTTGTGATCGGCAAATCGGCCCAGACCGAAGATCACCGCATCATCTATGCCCGCTCCAGCGGCGAGATCTACTACGATGCTGACGGGGTTGGCGGCGCAAGCCGCGTGCTGATCGCCCGCGTCGAGCCGGGCCTGACGCTGAGCGCCGACGATTTCATGGTGTTCTGA
- the irrA gene encoding iron response transcriptional regulator IrrA, with protein MAQTETERGTEWLARGGLRPTRQRVALAALLVGDGENRHVTAESLYAASVSGEEKVSLATVYNTLRAFCEAGLMQEVVVDGSKSYFDTRMDDHPHFYWEDSASLTDAPAEQLEILRLPDAPDGMEIAKVDVVIRLRRR; from the coding sequence ATGGCTCAGACAGAAACAGAACGCGGCACGGAATGGCTGGCGCGGGGCGGATTGCGCCCGACGCGGCAACGTGTTGCGCTGGCAGCGCTGCTGGTCGGGGATGGCGAGAACCGCCATGTGACGGCGGAAAGCCTTTATGCCGCCTCTGTCAGCGGCGAAGAGAAAGTCAGCCTTGCCACCGTCTACAACACGCTGCGCGCCTTTTGCGAAGCGGGGCTGATGCAGGAAGTGGTGGTGGACGGGTCGAAAAGCTATTTCGACACCCGCATGGATGACCATCCGCATTTCTATTGGGAAGACAGCGCCAGCCTGACCGATGCGCCTGCCGAACAGCTGGAAATCTTGCGCCTGCCCGATGCGCCGGATGGGATGGAGATTGCCAAGGTAGATGTGGTGATCCGGCTGCGCCGCCGCTGA
- the glmU gene encoding bifunctional UDP-N-acetylglucosamine diphosphorylase/glucosamine-1-phosphate N-acetyltransferase GlmU, with protein MPVSLVILAAGQGTRMNSERPKVLHHIAAAPMLHHAMQAGQALSPDRVVVVAGHGAEAVRKAALAFDDNCEVVVQAEQLGTGHAVAQAAPLLAGAAGDTVVLYGDTPFIRAETLEAMLLARARHAVVVLGFEARDPGRYGRLIAEGDALQRIVEYKDATDEERAITLCNSGVICADSATLFDLVAALGNDNAAGEYYLTDIVELARARGLSAGVVTCPEAETMGINTRAQLAEAEAAFQSRARAEALENGVTLTAPDTVFFALDTHIGRDAIIGANVVFGPGVTIESEAEILSFCHLTGCHVSRGASVGPFARLRPGAELAEDVHVGNFVEIKNAILDEGVKVGHLTYLGDADVGEFTNIGAGTVTCNYDGVNKHRTRIGKRAFIGSDTMLVAPVSVGDGAMTGSGSVITQDVPGDAVALGRAKQVNKPGLAPKLFDMYKEIKAKRQKGA; from the coding sequence ATGCCTGTCTCGCTCGTCATTCTGGCCGCCGGTCAGGGCACGCGGATGAACTCCGAACGGCCCAAAGTGCTGCATCACATCGCAGCCGCCCCGATGCTGCACCACGCCATGCAGGCGGGGCAAGCCCTGTCGCCCGACCGGGTGGTGGTGGTGGCGGGCCATGGGGCCGAGGCGGTGCGCAAGGCGGCACTGGCCTTTGATGACAACTGCGAGGTGGTGGTGCAGGCCGAACAGCTGGGCACCGGCCATGCCGTGGCGCAGGCGGCCCCGCTGCTGGCGGGGGCGGCGGGCGATACCGTGGTTCTTTACGGCGACACGCCCTTCATCCGCGCCGAGACGCTGGAGGCGATGCTACTGGCGCGGGCGCGGCACGCCGTGGTGGTGCTGGGCTTCGAGGCGCGTGACCCGGGCCGTTATGGCCGCCTGATTGCCGAGGGCGACGCCTTGCAGCGCATCGTGGAATACAAGGATGCAACAGATGAAGAACGCGCGATAACGCTTTGTAACTCTGGCGTTATCTGCGCCGACAGCGCCACGCTGTTCGATCTGGTCGCGGCGCTTGGCAATGACAATGCGGCGGGCGAATATTACCTGACCGATATTGTGGAGCTGGCCCGCGCGCGCGGCCTCTCGGCCGGTGTCGTCACCTGCCCCGAGGCCGAAACCATGGGTATCAACACCCGCGCGCAACTGGCCGAGGCGGAAGCCGCCTTCCAGAGCCGCGCCCGCGCCGAGGCGTTGGAAAACGGCGTGACGCTGACCGCGCCGGACACCGTGTTTTTCGCGCTGGATACCCATATCGGGCGCGATGCGATCATCGGAGCCAATGTGGTGTTCGGCCCCGGTGTGACCATTGAAAGCGAGGCGGAAATCCTTTCCTTCTGCCATCTGACCGGCTGTCATGTGTCGCGCGGCGCCAGCGTCGGCCCCTTTGCCCGGCTGCGCCCCGGCGCCGAGCTGGCCGAGGATGTGCATGTCGGCAATTTCGTCGAAATCAAGAATGCCATTCTGGATGAAGGCGTGAAGGTTGGCCATCTGACCTATCTGGGCGATGCCGATGTGGGCGAGTTCACCAATATCGGCGCGGGTACCGTGACCTGCAATTATGACGGCGTGAACAAGCACCGCACCCGCATCGGCAAACGTGCCTTCATCGGATCGGACACGATGCTGGTGGCGCCGGTTTCGGTTGGCGATGGCGCGATGACCGGCTCTGGCTCGGTCATCACCCAGGACGTGCCGGGGGATGCGGTGGCGCTGGGGCGGGCCAAACAGGTGAACAAACCCGGCCTCGCCCCGAAATTGTTCGATATGTACAAAGAGATTAAGGCAAAACGCCAGAAAGGCGCGTAA
- the fabA gene encoding bifunctional 3-hydroxydecanoyl-ACP dehydratase/trans-2-decenoyl-ACP isomerase — protein MAAYPTSFDREDLLKCARGELFGPGNAQLPEPPMLMMDRITEISEDGGAHGKGHVVAEFDITPDLWFFSCHFPGNPIMPGCLGLDGLWQLTGFNLGWRGWQGRGYALGVGEVKLTGMVRPDRKMLRYTVDFTKAVQTRRLTMGVADGRVEADGEVIYLVKDMKVALSAS, from the coding sequence ATGGCGGCATATCCGACGAGTTTCGACCGGGAAGACCTTCTGAAATGCGCGCGCGGCGAGCTGTTCGGCCCCGGCAATGCGCAGCTTCCTGAGCCGCCGATGCTGATGATGGATCGCATCACCGAAATTTCCGAAGATGGCGGCGCCCATGGCAAGGGCCATGTGGTGGCCGAATTCGACATCACGCCCGATCTGTGGTTCTTTTCCTGCCACTTCCCGGGCAATCCGATCATGCCCGGCTGCCTTGGCCTTGATGGCCTGTGGCAGCTGACCGGCTTCAATCTGGGCTGGCGCGGCTGGCAGGGGCGCGGCTACGCACTCGGTGTGGGCGAAGTCAAGCTGACGGGCATGGTGCGCCCCGATCGCAAGATGCTGCGCTATACCGTCGATTTCACCAAAGCCGTGCAGACCCGCCGCCTGACCATGGGCGTGGCCGATGGCCGCGTCGAGGCGGATGGCGAGGTCATCTATCTGGTCAAGGACATGAAGGTCGCGCTCTCCGCGAGCTGA
- a CDS encoding enoyl-ACP reductase FabI — protein MADLMKGKRGLVMGVANERSIAWGIAKALADEGAELAFSYQGEAFGKRVEPLAASVGSDFLVDVDVTNDDSLDGCFAALKDRWGTLDFLVHAIAFSDKNELTGRFINTSRGNFSHSLNISCFSFIDVSRRAAEMMPDGGSLITLTFQGSNRVTPNYNVMGVAKAALESATRYLANDLGPQKIRVNAISPGPMKTLAGAAIGGARATYRHTEANAPLRSNATLEAVGGTAVWLCSDYGAFTTGEVVRVDGGFHVLGMPQADNL, from the coding sequence ATGGCCGATCTGATGAAGGGCAAACGCGGCCTCGTGATGGGCGTGGCCAATGAACGCTCGATTGCCTGGGGCATTGCCAAGGCGCTGGCCGATGAAGGGGCAGAGCTTGCCTTCTCGTATCAGGGCGAGGCCTTCGGCAAACGGGTGGAGCCGCTGGCCGCCTCGGTCGGCAGCGATTTCCTCGTCGATGTCGATGTGACCAATGATGACAGTCTGGATGGCTGCTTTGCCGCGCTGAAAGACCGCTGGGGCACGCTCGACTTTCTGGTTCATGCCATCGCGTTTTCCGACAAGAACGAGCTGACCGGCCGGTTCATCAACACCAGCCGTGGCAATTTCAGCCATTCGCTGAACATCTCGTGTTTCAGCTTCATTGACGTCAGCCGCCGCGCGGCAGAGATGATGCCCGATGGCGGCAGCCTGATCACCCTGACCTTCCAGGGGTCCAACCGTGTCACCCCCAATTACAACGTGATGGGCGTGGCCAAGGCGGCACTGGAAAGCGCCACGCGCTATCTGGCGAATGATCTGGGGCCGCAGAAGATCCGCGTGAACGCGATTTCCCCCGGCCCGATGAAAACGCTGGCCGGTGCGGCCATCGGTGGTGCCCGCGCCACCTATCGCCACACCGAGGCCAATGCACCGCTGCGCTCCAACGCGACGCTTGAGGCTGTCGGCGGCACGGCGGTCTGGCTCTGCTCGGATTACGGTGCCTTCACCACCGGCGAAGTGGTCCGCGTCGATGGCGGCTTTCATGTGCTGGGCATGCCGCAGGCCGACAACCTCTGA
- a CDS encoding HAD-IA family hydrolase, with protein MRTVVFDLDGTLADTSADLIAAANACFRGLGHGDVLDPVQDALIAFQGGRAMLTAGLARLGQQDPELVAAQYPVLLAAYAEGIDTHTRLYPGAAAAVEALRAAGFATAICTNKPEALAEMLVQRLGIRGLFGSLIGADTLPTRKPDPAPYVAAVEQAGGVVRRSMLIGDTETDRKTAAAVGVPCVLVSFGPEGSDVARLAPEALLHRFADLPGLAAQMLS; from the coding sequence ATGCGCACAGTTGTTTTTGATCTCGACGGCACGCTGGCCGATACTTCGGCTGATCTGATCGCGGCGGCGAATGCCTGCTTTCGCGGGCTGGGCCATGGCGATGTGCTGGATCCGGTGCAGGATGCGCTGATCGCCTTTCAGGGCGGGCGGGCGATGCTGACGGCGGGTCTGGCGCGGCTGGGGCAACAGGATCCGGAACTGGTCGCCGCGCAATATCCGGTTCTGCTGGCGGCCTATGCCGAGGGGATCGACACGCATACCCGGTTGTATCCCGGCGCGGCGGCGGCGGTGGAGGCGTTGCGCGCGGCGGGCTTTGCCACCGCCATCTGTACCAACAAACCCGAAGCGCTGGCTGAAATGCTGGTGCAGCGGCTGGGCATCCGCGGGCTGTTCGGCAGTCTGATCGGCGCCGATACCTTGCCGACCCGCAAGCCAGATCCGGCCCCCTATGTTGCGGCGGTGGAGCAGGCGGGGGGCGTGGTCAGGCGGTCCATGCTGATCGGTGATACCGAGACTGACCGCAAGACTGCCGCCGCCGTGGGCGTGCCCTGCGTGCTGGTCAGCTTTGGCCCCGAAGGGTCGGATGTGGCGCGTCTGGCCCCCGAGGCGCTGCTGCACCGGTTTGCCGATCTGCCGGGCCTTGCCGCGCAGATGCTCAGTTGA
- the fabB gene encoding beta-ketoacyl-ACP synthase I, which produces MRRVVITGIGIVSPIGNTATEVEASLRAGRSGIVFSPEYAEHGFRSQVHGMPQIKLEDEIDKRDLRFMGPGAAYNFIAMRQAIADAGLTEAEVSNERAGLIMGSGGPSTSNFFLAHQTVIEKGAPKRMGPFMVTRCMSSTNSACLATPFKIKGVNYSITSACSTSAHCIGNGTELIQMGKQDIVFAGGGEELDWTLSCLFDAMGAMSSKYNDAPATASRAFDATRDGFVIAGGGGVVVLEELNHALARGAKIYAEVTGYGATSDGHDMVAPSGEGGERSMRLAVSTLPADRKISYINAHGTSTPAGDVTEVKAIRRVFGEGSVPPISSTKSLTGHSLGATGVHEAIYSLLMLQGDFITASANVTTLDPELKPEEIATTYRENVGMDSVLSNSFGFGGTNATLVMSKYRG; this is translated from the coding sequence ATGCGTCGCGTCGTCATCACCGGGATCGGCATCGTCTCCCCCATTGGCAATACCGCAACCGAAGTCGAAGCCTCGCTGCGCGCCGGGCGCTCGGGTATCGTGTTTTCGCCCGAATATGCCGAACATGGCTTCCGCAGCCAGGTTCACGGCATGCCGCAGATCAAGCTGGAAGACGAGATCGACAAACGCGATCTGCGCTTCATGGGGCCGGGGGCTGCCTATAACTTCATCGCCATGCGGCAGGCCATCGCGGATGCGGGCCTGACCGAGGCCGAAGTCTCGAACGAACGCGCGGGCCTGATCATGGGCTCGGGCGGGCCATCGACCTCCAACTTCTTCCTCGCGCATCAGACCGTGATCGAAAAGGGCGCACCCAAGCGCATGGGGCCGTTCATGGTGACGCGCTGCATGTCCTCGACCAATTCGGCCTGCCTTGCCACGCCGTTCAAGATCAAGGGCGTGAACTACTCGATCACCTCTGCCTGCTCCACCAGCGCCCATTGCATCGGCAATGGCACCGAGCTGATCCAGATGGGCAAGCAGGACATCGTGTTTGCCGGCGGTGGCGAGGAACTGGACTGGACTCTGTCCTGCCTGTTCGACGCGATGGGGGCCATGTCGTCGAAATACAATGACGCACCGGCCACGGCGAGCCGTGCCTTTGATGCCACCCGCGACGGGTTCGTGATTGCAGGCGGCGGCGGTGTGGTGGTTCTGGAAGAGCTGAATCACGCGCTGGCGCGCGGGGCCAAGATCTATGCCGAAGTCACCGGCTATGGCGCGACCTCGGACGGGCATGACATGGTGGCCCCCTCGGGCGAGGGCGGCGAACGGTCGATGCGGCTGGCGGTCTCCACCCTGCCCGCAGATCGCAAGATCAGCTATATCAACGCCCATGGCACCTCGACCCCCGCGGGCGACGTGACCGAGGTGAAAGCCATCCGCCGCGTGTTCGGCGAGGGCAGCGTGCCGCCGATCTCGTCGACAAAATCGCTGACCGGGCACAGCCTGGGTGCCACCGGCGTGCATGAGGCGATCTATTCGCTGCTGATGCTCCAGGGTGATTTCATCACCGCTTCGGCCAATGTGACCACGCTGGACCCGGAGCTGAAGCCCGAAGAAATCGCCACCACCTACCGCGAGAATGTCGGCATGGATTCGGTGCTGTCCAACAGCTTCGGCTTCGGTGGCACCAATGCGACACTGGTGATGAGCAAATACCGGGGCTGA
- the recJ gene encoding single-stranded-DNA-specific exonuclease RecJ, translating to MIERAFLNVEASLTGRRWVGPGLEAERLSEAMAQMTRLPLALCHTLVKRGVAPAEAQAYLAPALRDLLPDPMGLRDMGPAADRFLAAVKRRERIAVFADYDVDGGASAALLLIWLRAMGRQATLYIPDRIDEGYGPNVPAMQALAAAHDLIICVDCGTLSHEPIAAAKGADVVVLDHHLGGETLPDALAVVNPNRQDEDGSLAHLCAASVVFLMLVEANRRLRAEGVAGPDLMALLDLVALATVADVAPLLGVNRAFVRQGLKVMARRERIGLRALADVARMDSAPTPYALGFLLGPRVNAGGRIGQADLGARLLATEDAAEAAALAERLDQLNTERRDIEAAVRAAALAQAEARGLDGPLVWAAGEGWHPGVVGIVAARLKEATHRPAVVIGLEGGIGKGSARSVSGVDLGAAVQRVAAEGLLLKGGGHKMAAGLTVAEDQLEAAMARLGELLAKQGAGLGGPGDLRLDGLLSPAAATLALVEQLEEAGPFGAASPAPRFAFADQAAQGRRIGENHLRISFGDGMGAKLEAVAFGAFDGPLGPALETPGHQRFHLAGRLELNTYGGRTKVQLRLEDAARA from the coding sequence ATGATTGAAAGAGCTTTCCTGAATGTCGAGGCCTCGCTGACCGGGCGGCGCTGGGTGGGGCCGGGCCTCGAAGCAGAACGCCTGTCCGAGGCGATGGCGCAGATGACGCGCCTGCCGCTGGCGCTGTGTCATACGCTGGTCAAGCGCGGCGTCGCCCCGGCCGAGGCGCAGGCCTATCTCGCGCCCGCGCTGCGCGATCTGCTGCCCGATCCGATGGGGCTGCGCGACATGGGTCCGGCGGCTGACAGGTTTCTGGCGGCGGTCAAACGCCGCGAACGTATCGCGGTCTTTGCCGATTACGACGTGGATGGCGGCGCCTCGGCGGCCCTGCTGCTGATCTGGCTGCGCGCGATGGGGCGGCAGGCCACGCTCTATATCCCCGACCGCATCGACGAGGGCTATGGCCCCAATGTGCCCGCCATGCAGGCGCTGGCCGCAGCGCATGACCTGATTATCTGCGTCGATTGCGGCACCCTGAGCCATGAGCCGATCGCCGCCGCAAAGGGCGCTGATGTGGTGGTGCTGGATCACCATCTGGGCGGCGAAACCCTGCCTGACGCGCTGGCGGTGGTGAACCCGAACCGGCAGGACGAGGATGGATCTCTGGCGCATCTCTGTGCCGCATCGGTGGTGTTTCTGATGCTGGTCGAGGCCAACCGCCGCCTGCGGGCCGAGGGCGTGGCCGGGCCGGATCTGATGGCGCTGCTCGATCTCGTGGCGCTGGCCACCGTGGCCGATGTTGCTCCCCTGCTCGGGGTCAACCGCGCTTTCGTGCGGCAGGGGCTGAAGGTGATGGCGCGGCGCGAGCGGATCGGCCTGCGCGCGCTGGCCGATGTGGCGCGCATGGACAGCGCCCCCACCCCCTATGCGCTGGGATTCCTGCTGGGGCCACGCGTCAATGCCGGCGGGCGGATCGGACAGGCCGATCTGGGCGCGCGGCTGCTGGCCACCGAGGATGCCGCGGAGGCGGCAGCCCTGGCGGAACGGCTGGACCAGCTGAACACCGAACGCCGCGACATCGAGGCCGCCGTGCGCGCCGCAGCCCTTGCGCAGGCCGAAGCGCGCGGGTTGGACGGGCCGCTGGTCTGGGCTGCCGGGGAAGGCTGGCATCCGGGTGTGGTCGGCATTGTCGCCGCGCGGCTGAAAGAGGCGACCCATCGCCCGGCTGTGGTGATCGGGCTGGAGGGCGGCATCGGCAAAGGCTCTGCCCGCTCGGTCAGCGGTGTGGATCTCGGCGCGGCGGTGCAGCGGGTGGCGGCAGAAGGGCTGCTGCTGAAAGGCGGCGGGCACAAGATGGCCGCTGGCCTGACCGTGGCCGAAGATCAGCTGGAGGCGGCCATGGCCCGGCTGGGCGAATTGCTGGCCAAACAGGGAGCGGGCCTTGGCGGGCCGGGTGATCTGCGGCTGGATGGCCTGCTGTCGCCAGCGGCGGCCACGCTGGCGCTGGTGGAGCAACTGGAAGAGGCCGGCCCCTTCGGCGCCGCCTCGCCCGCGCCGCGCTTTGCCTTTGCCGATCAAGCTGCGCAGGGGCGGCGGATCGGCGAAAACCATCTGCGGATCAGCTTTGGCGACGGCATGGGGGCCAAGCTGGAGGCGGTGGCCTTTGGTGCCTTCGACGGACCACTCGGCCCGGCGCTGGAGACTCCGGGCCATCAGCGCTTCCATCTGGCGGGCAGGCTGGAGCTGAACACCTATGGCGGCCGCACCAAGGTACAGCTGCGGCTGGAAGATGCGGCACGCGCATGA